In the Solibacillus sp. FSL K6-1523 genome, one interval contains:
- a CDS encoding amidohydrolase family protein, translating into MENKACSVDLIVKNCSILTPDFNILNDQCLVIKNSTIIDIGNTSDLDTKYKAQETIDGYGKLAMPGLIDAHTHTCQQLLRGRIADEYPMIWTRIMVPFESNLKENDVRISSQLSFLEMIKSGTTSFIDAGGRHMHKVAESVIESGLRGVITCSTMDSGKDIPVTMKSSIEDNIKNNLQLFNGFHGAGDGRLDVWFSLRSIITCTPDLIQKVFDTAKGCSTGVQSHMNEYTNEIGYCLENFKMRPFEYLESIGVLDKNFLGAHSILLSDNEIDIIKAHNSKVVHCPISNSGKGIPKTPSLLQKGIGVGFGTDGAGHSGLSLFDQMKVFKSLMRAFWGVPIFDPVAMPSKSILEMVTLGGAKAMLRDHQLGSLEVGKKADMILINIDQPHIQPTHNLLNTLIESVNSNDVTDCIVNGKLLMKNREVLTLDEEKIKFESNIAMRDLAIRANI; encoded by the coding sequence GTGGAAAACAAAGCTTGTAGTGTAGATTTAATTGTTAAAAATTGTTCTATATTAACCCCTGATTTTAATATACTAAATGACCAATGCTTAGTAATAAAAAATAGTACAATTATAGATATTGGCAACACTTCTGATCTTGACACTAAATATAAAGCGCAAGAAACAATTGATGGATATGGTAAATTAGCAATGCCCGGTTTAATCGATGCACATACCCATACATGTCAACAGCTTTTGCGCGGGAGAATAGCCGATGAATACCCTATGATTTGGACGCGCATCATGGTTCCATTCGAAAGTAACCTTAAGGAAAATGATGTACGTATCAGCTCTCAGTTAAGCTTTCTAGAGATGATTAAATCTGGGACAACTTCTTTTATCGATGCAGGTGGAAGACATATGCACAAAGTAGCCGAATCTGTTATAGAATCAGGCTTGCGTGGAGTGATTACTTGTTCCACAATGGACAGCGGTAAAGATATTCCTGTCACAATGAAATCAAGTATAGAAGATAATATTAAAAATAATCTACAATTATTTAACGGGTTTCACGGAGCTGGTGATGGAAGACTAGATGTATGGTTCTCTCTTAGATCAATCATCACTTGTACACCTGATTTAATCCAGAAAGTTTTCGATACGGCAAAGGGCTGTTCCACTGGTGTACAATCTCATATGAACGAATATACAAATGAAATCGGTTATTGTTTGGAAAACTTCAAAATGCGCCCGTTTGAATATCTTGAATCTATTGGTGTCTTAGATAAAAACTTCCTAGGTGCGCATAGTATTTTGCTGTCTGACAATGAAATTGATATTATCAAAGCGCATAATAGTAAAGTTGTTCATTGTCCAATTAGTAATTCAGGAAAAGGCATCCCAAAAACACCTAGCCTGCTGCAAAAGGGAATTGGCGTTGGTTTTGGAACGGATGGAGCCGGTCACTCTGGTTTAAGTTTATTTGATCAAATGAAAGTGTTTAAATCATTAATGCGCGCTTTTTGGGGTGTACCTATTTTTGACCCTGTGGCAATGCCTTCAAAAAGCATCTTAGAAATGGTAACTTTAGGTGGGGCTAAGGCAATGTTGCGAGATCATCAATTAGGTTCATTGGAAGTTGGCAAAAAAGCGGATATGATCTTAATTAACATTGATCAACCTCATATTCAGCCAACTCATAACTTATTAAACACTTTAATTGAATCCGTTAATAGCAATGACGTAACCGATTGCATAGTCAATGGTAAACTTTTAATGAAAAACAGAGAAGTTCTTACATTGGATGAAGAAAAAATTAAATTTGAAAGTAACATTGCAATGAGGGATCTTGCTATTAGAGCAAATATATAA
- a CDS encoding sulfite exporter TauE/SafE family protein, translating into MSTSLIIFSIVLCSNLIIGILVGISGISGFLLPLIYVGFLDIPVYDALALSFLSFAVSGIIGAYSYWKSKNMDLKLALFLSIGSIPGAFLGVQINVLIPEFLAKLLLYLFILFAGLSILLKKNKEQDKANQSKLLNRLFVVMLIGFSTAAFCALTGAGGPILLVPILVSLGVNIRVAVGVSLLNSIVIAIPSIFGYFAHADVNSLSTLIVASLVGTTIGIITGSRLANKVPIQQLKISIALLTIVSAIYMLIMLTTGA; encoded by the coding sequence ATGTCTACATCTTTAATAATTTTTAGTATTGTTTTATGTTCCAATTTGATAATTGGTATACTCGTGGGGATATCCGGAATTTCCGGGTTCCTCCTACCTTTAATTTACGTAGGATTTTTAGATATACCTGTATATGATGCCCTTGCACTAAGTTTCTTATCTTTTGCTGTTTCAGGTATTATTGGTGCCTATTCTTATTGGAAATCAAAAAACATGGATTTAAAACTGGCTCTTTTCCTGAGCATTGGTAGCATTCCAGGTGCATTTTTAGGCGTCCAAATCAATGTGTTAATTCCTGAATTTTTAGCAAAGCTACTCCTCTATTTATTTATCTTATTTGCTGGTTTATCTATTTTACTTAAGAAAAACAAGGAGCAGGATAAAGCAAATCAATCTAAGTTATTAAATCGCCTCTTTGTTGTGATGCTAATTGGGTTTAGCACAGCAGCCTTTTGTGCACTAACAGGAGCAGGCGGCCCCATTTTATTAGTGCCGATACTCGTTAGCCTTGGAGTCAATATTAGGGTAGCAGTGGGCGTAAGTCTTCTAAATTCCATAGTAATCGCCATACCATCCATATTCGGATATTTCGCCCATGCCGATGTAAATAGTCTCTCTACGCTAATTGTAGCTAGTTTAGTCGGTACAACAATCGGTATTATCACAGGTTCACGCCTTGCCAATAAAGTACCTATTCAACAGCTAAAAATAAGCATCGCACTATTAACGATTGTATCTGCAATCTATATGTTGATTATGCTAACTACCGGAGCATAA